From a region of the Sesamum indicum cultivar Zhongzhi No. 13 linkage group LG3, S_indicum_v1.0, whole genome shotgun sequence genome:
- the LOC105159121 gene encoding uncharacterized protein At2g23090 — MGGGNGQKAKMARERNLEKMKAAKGSQLESNKKAMSIQCKVCMQTFICTTSEVKCREHAEAKHPKADVYTCFPHLKK, encoded by the exons ATGGGGGGAGGCAATGGGCAGAAGGCCAAAATGGCGAGGGAGAGGAACTTGGAGAAGATGAAAGCAGCAAAGG GAAGTCAACTTGAATCAAACAAGAAGGCCATGTCCATCCAG TGCAAGGTTTGCATGCAAACATTTATTTGCACTACTTCAGAGGTGAAATGCAGGGAGCATGCTGAAGCAAAACATCCAAAGGCCGATGTCTATACTTGTTTTCCTCACCTGAAGAAATGA
- the LOC105159122 gene encoding acyl-CoA-binding domain-containing protein 3 isoform X2, with amino-acid sequence MEFFQEPTFTAFLALVLAVLVAKLVSSAVNYSGAGGGGDSVGCSVNGGAVAKKDVILDRGLRVRSSKGKKRVKFVDEVVIKRVDRHEGSENLVLLNDVESVGEVTKVEGKSVDEKVLENVDQFGESEDSGGEMIKKRCFDVREMDYGEAQEKGSEEMEMLIEKGCDGVHMDGDFGGQEKTSDKGSENVEMLIEKEYGGDDIDDGVSNEKEKASVTDVEEQKNEVELESDDMKIDEKEGNRLVGSGENEGLGTGDVEEEKRKEGDERVDDDEDDDWEGIERSELEKVFAEAVNYLGYGGKGKDKNDNWLAKLSSDVQMQLYGLHKVAVEGPCHEPQPMALKVSARAKWFEKPLYVSDGGH; translated from the exons ATGGAGTTTTTCCAAGAACCAACTTTTACTGCTTTTCTGGCTCTTGTTTTAGCTGTTCTTGTTGCGAAGCTTGTTTCTTCTGCTGTTAATTACTCCGGTGCTGGTGGAGGTGGTGACTCTGTTGGTTGCTCTGTCAATGGAGGTGCAGTTGCCAAGAAAGATGTGATTTTGGATAGAGGGTTGAGAGTTAGGAGTTCAAAAGGGAAGAAGAGAGTGAAGTTTGTTGATGAGGTTGTCATTAAGAGGGTTGATCGTCATGAAGGGTCTGAAAATCTTGTGTTGTTGAATGATGTTGAGTCAGTGGGGGAAGTGACAAAGGTTGAAGGGAAGAGTGTGGATGAGAAGGTCTTGGAGAATGTTGATCAGTTTGGAGAAAGTGAGGATTCAGGAGGCGAAATGATTAAAAAACGATGTTTTGATGTGAGGGAGATGGATTATGGTGAAGCCCAAGAGAAAGGGTCTGAGGAAATGGAAATGCTGATTGAGAAAGGCTGTGATGGTGTTCATATGGATGGGGATTTTGGTGGACAGGAGAAGACTTCAGATAAAGGATCTGAAAACGTTGAAATGCTGATTGAGAAAGAGTATGGTGGTGATGATATAGATGATGGGGTTTCTAACGAAAAGGAAAAGGCTTCAGTGACTGATGTTGAAGAGCAGAAGAATGAAGTGGAATTGGAGAGTGATGatatgaaaattgatgaaaaagaaggaaatagaTTAGTGGGTTCTGGAGAGAATGAGGGACTAGGTACAGGGGATGTGGAGGAGGAGAAGCGCAAAGAGGGAGATGAGAgggttgatgatgatgaggatgatgacTGGGAGGGAATAGAGAGGAGTGAGTTGGAGAAAGTCTTTGCAGAGGCTGTTAATTACCTGGGATACGGAGGGAAGGGGAAGGACAAGAACGACAACTGGTTGGCAAAACTAAGTAGTGATGTGCAGATGCAACTGTATGGACTTCATAAAGTTGCCGTGGAAGGGCCTTGTCATGAGCCTCAACCCATGGCACTCAAGGTGTCGGCTCGTGCAAAATG GTTTGAAAAGCCACTATATGTGAGTGATGGGGGCCACTAA
- the LOC105159122 gene encoding acyl-CoA-binding domain-containing protein 3 isoform X1: MEFFQEPTFTAFLALVLAVLVAKLVSSAVNYSGAGGGGDSVGCSVNGGAVAKKDVILDRGLRVRSSKGKKRVKFVDEVVIKRVDRHEGSENLVLLNDVESVGEVTKVEGKSVDEKVLENVDQFGESEDSGGEMIKKRCFDVREMDYGEAQEKGSEEMEMLIEKGCDGVHMDGDFGGQEKTSDKGSENVEMLIEKEYGGDDIDDGVSNEKEKASVTDVEEQKNEVELESDDMKIDEKEGNRLVGSGENEGLGTGDVEEEKRKEGDERVDDDEDDDWEGIERSELEKVFAEAVNYLGYGGKGKDKNDNWLAKLSSDVQMQLYGLHKVAVEGPCHEPQPMALKVSARAKWNAWQRLGSMGREAAMEQYIRLLSDSIPGWMHDYADVDDIQGSPIPETAGKIEYERKPELSAAPVGDSNTGESSVEELNLHFTSTWLQGNVVFYGLSKALKCQSPV, translated from the exons ATGGAGTTTTTCCAAGAACCAACTTTTACTGCTTTTCTGGCTCTTGTTTTAGCTGTTCTTGTTGCGAAGCTTGTTTCTTCTGCTGTTAATTACTCCGGTGCTGGTGGAGGTGGTGACTCTGTTGGTTGCTCTGTCAATGGAGGTGCAGTTGCCAAGAAAGATGTGATTTTGGATAGAGGGTTGAGAGTTAGGAGTTCAAAAGGGAAGAAGAGAGTGAAGTTTGTTGATGAGGTTGTCATTAAGAGGGTTGATCGTCATGAAGGGTCTGAAAATCTTGTGTTGTTGAATGATGTTGAGTCAGTGGGGGAAGTGACAAAGGTTGAAGGGAAGAGTGTGGATGAGAAGGTCTTGGAGAATGTTGATCAGTTTGGAGAAAGTGAGGATTCAGGAGGCGAAATGATTAAAAAACGATGTTTTGATGTGAGGGAGATGGATTATGGTGAAGCCCAAGAGAAAGGGTCTGAGGAAATGGAAATGCTGATTGAGAAAGGCTGTGATGGTGTTCATATGGATGGGGATTTTGGTGGACAGGAGAAGACTTCAGATAAAGGATCTGAAAACGTTGAAATGCTGATTGAGAAAGAGTATGGTGGTGATGATATAGATGATGGGGTTTCTAACGAAAAGGAAAAGGCTTCAGTGACTGATGTTGAAGAGCAGAAGAATGAAGTGGAATTGGAGAGTGATGatatgaaaattgatgaaaaagaaggaaatagaTTAGTGGGTTCTGGAGAGAATGAGGGACTAGGTACAGGGGATGTGGAGGAGGAGAAGCGCAAAGAGGGAGATGAGAgggttgatgatgatgaggatgatgacTGGGAGGGAATAGAGAGGAGTGAGTTGGAGAAAGTCTTTGCAGAGGCTGTTAATTACCTGGGATACGGAGGGAAGGGGAAGGACAAGAACGACAACTGGTTGGCAAAACTAAGTAGTGATGTGCAGATGCAACTGTATGGACTTCATAAAGTTGCCGTGGAAGGGCCTTGTCATGAGCCTCAACCCATGGCACTCAAGGTGTCGGCTCGTGCAAAATG GAATGCGTGGCAACGGCTGGGAAGCATGGGACGGGAGGCGGCTATGGAGCAGTATATTAGGCTACTCTCAGATAGCATACCTGGGTGGATGCACGATTATGCTGAT GTTGATGATATCCAGGGTTCTCCTATACCAGAAACTGCAGGTAAAATAGAGTACGAAAG GAAACCAGAACTGAGTGCCGCTCCTGTTGGTGATTCTAACACTGGCGAAAGTTCTGTAGAGGAG CTGAATCTGCATTTTACCAGCACGTGGCTGCAAGGTAATGTGGTATTTTATGGTTTATCGAAAGCGCTGAAATGTCAGTCCCCtgtttaa
- the LOC105159123 gene encoding protein TRIGALACTOSYLDIACYLGLYCEROL 5, chloroplastic codes for MTLTSFNGAGVGFGFGVGCGFGFGWGFGGMPLNILGLGAGGGCGIGIGLGWGFGSGFGSQYHNSRVVFQGIEFESKSSEEKDSENLLKNTQKIK; via the exons ATGACGCTAACGAGTTTCAATGGAGCAGGTGTCGGATTTG GATTCGGAGTTGGCTGTGGCTTTGGATTTGGGTGGGGCTTCGGAG GCATGCCTTTGAACATTTTGGGACTTGGTGCAG GTGGTGGTTGTGGTATCGGGATAGGGCTTGGCTGGGGATTCGGCTCGGGATTTGGTAGTCAGTACCACAATTCTAGAGTAGTATTCCAAGGCATAGAATTCGAAAGCAAAAGTAGTGAAGAGAAAGATTCCGAAAACTTGTTAAAGAACACTCAGAAAATCAAGTAA